In Chromobacterium rhizoryzae, one genomic interval encodes:
- the gltS gene encoding sodium/glutamate symporter → MIQLDFYGTLVAASLVLLLGRKLVAHVGALRTYNIPEPVVGGLLIAALLLLFRQVTGSEVRFDASLQTPLMLAFFASIGLNANLKSLKQGGKTVGVFLAVVVGLLLVQNTLGIALASLLGLDPLMGLLAGSITLSGGHGTGAAWGGTFASKYGLASASELALACATFGLVLGGLIGGPVARFLVKKVKTPGAEHNADDPPLAFEQPDAQRLITPHSFIETLALIAVCLLGGTFLGGLLKGTPLELPTFVCVLFVGVLISNGLAALGWYQIFEREVSVLGNVSLSLFLALALMSLRLWDLAALALPIFVLLLAQTAAMAMYAIFVTFRVMGRNYDAAVLAAGHCGFGLGATPTAIANMQAVTERFGPSHLAFLVVPMVGAFFIDIVNAIVIKLYLALPFIG, encoded by the coding sequence ATGATTCAACTCGATTTCTACGGCACCCTGGTGGCCGCGTCGCTGGTTTTGCTGCTCGGGCGCAAACTGGTGGCGCATGTCGGCGCGCTGCGCACCTACAACATCCCCGAGCCGGTGGTCGGCGGCTTGCTGATCGCCGCCTTGCTGCTGCTGTTCCGCCAAGTCACCGGCAGCGAAGTCCGCTTCGACGCTTCGCTGCAAACCCCGCTGATGCTGGCCTTCTTCGCTTCCATCGGCCTCAACGCCAATTTGAAAAGCCTGAAACAGGGCGGCAAGACCGTCGGCGTCTTCCTGGCCGTGGTGGTCGGCCTGCTGCTGGTGCAGAACACCTTGGGCATCGCCTTGGCCAGCCTGCTGGGCCTGGACCCGCTGATGGGCTTGCTGGCCGGCTCCATCACCTTGTCCGGCGGTCACGGCACCGGCGCCGCCTGGGGTGGCACCTTCGCCTCCAAATACGGATTGGCCTCGGCCTCGGAACTGGCGCTGGCCTGCGCCACCTTCGGCCTGGTGCTGGGCGGCCTGATCGGCGGCCCGGTGGCGCGCTTCCTGGTCAAGAAAGTCAAAACCCCGGGCGCCGAGCACAATGCCGACGATCCGCCGCTTGCCTTCGAACAACCGGACGCCCAGCGTCTGATCACGCCGCACTCCTTCATCGAGACCCTGGCGCTGATCGCCGTCTGCTTGCTGGGCGGCACCTTTCTCGGCGGCCTGCTCAAAGGCACGCCGCTGGAACTGCCCACCTTCGTCTGCGTATTGTTCGTCGGCGTGCTGATCAGCAACGGCTTGGCGGCTTTGGGTTGGTATCAGATCTTCGAGCGCGAAGTGTCGGTGCTCGGCAATGTCAGCCTGTCGCTGTTTCTGGCCCTGGCGCTGATGTCGCTGCGCTTGTGGGATTTGGCGGCGTTGGCGCTGCCCATCTTCGTGCTGCTGCTGGCGCAAACCGCGGCGATGGCGATGTACGCGATCTTCGTCACCTTCCGGGTGATGGGCCGCAATTACGACGCGGCGGTGCTGGCCGCCGGCCATTGCGGCTTCGGCCTGGGCGCCACTCCCACCGCCATCGCCAATATGCAGGCGGTGACCGAGCGCTTCGGCCCTTCGCATCTGGCCTTTCTGGTGGTGCCCATGGTGGGCGCCTTCTTCATCGACATCGTCAACGCCATCGTAATCAAGCTCTACCTGGCGCTGCCCTTCATCGGCTAA
- a CDS encoding class I SAM-dependent methyltransferase has protein sequence MLDVSPFANRLAKNFKHHAKWARRQGLDAWRVYDKDVPQFPFAVDLYGERVHLQEYDTGWEMEDEAYRDWINAVVDSLCAVTGLAPGAVTLKNRRRQKGVSQYEKVGQSGDDFIIDEFGQRFIVNLDAYLDTGLFLDHRNTRKRVREEAAGKRFLNLFAYTGSFTVYAGCGGAISSETVDMSNTYQDWSRRNFELNGLDLARHQLVRADVFQYLEEAVDGGKQFDLIVMDPPTFSNSKKMRDILDVQRDHVWLIDYAMALLAPGGTLYFSNNLRSFKLDERLAEDYVIRDISAQSVPEDFRNRAIHQCWQIRRD, from the coding sequence ATGCTGGACGTCAGCCCATTCGCCAATCGCCTGGCCAAGAATTTCAAGCACCACGCCAAATGGGCGCGCCGCCAGGGGCTGGACGCCTGGCGCGTTTACGACAAGGACGTGCCGCAGTTCCCGTTCGCGGTGGACCTGTACGGCGAGCGCGTCCATCTGCAGGAGTACGACACCGGTTGGGAGATGGAGGACGAGGCCTATCGCGACTGGATCAACGCGGTGGTGGACAGCCTGTGCGCGGTCACCGGCCTTGCGCCCGGCGCGGTGACGCTGAAGAACCGCCGCCGTCAAAAGGGCGTCAGCCAGTACGAGAAAGTGGGACAGTCGGGCGACGACTTCATCATCGATGAGTTCGGCCAGCGTTTCATCGTCAATCTGGACGCCTACCTGGACACCGGCCTGTTCTTGGACCACCGCAACACCCGCAAGCGGGTGAGGGAAGAGGCCGCCGGCAAGCGTTTCCTCAATCTGTTCGCCTATACCGGCAGCTTCACCGTCTATGCCGGCTGCGGCGGGGCGATCAGTTCCGAAACCGTGGACATGTCCAATACCTATCAGGATTGGTCGCGCCGCAATTTCGAGCTCAACGGCCTGGATCTGGCCCGGCATCAGCTGGTCAGGGCCGACGTGTTCCAGTATCTGGAAGAGGCGGTGGACGGCGGCAAGCAGTTCGATCTGATCGTGATGGACCCGCCCACCTTCTCCAACTCCAAGAAAATGCGCGACATCCTGGACGTGCAGCGCGATCACGTCTGGCTGATCGACTACGCGATGGCGCTGCTGGCGCCGGGCGGCACCTTGTACTTCTCCAATAATCTGCGCAGCTTCAAGCTGGACGAGAGACTGGCCGAGGATTACGTCATCCGCGACATCAGCGCGCAATCGGTGCCGGAAGACTTCCGCAACCGAGCCATCCATCAGTGCTGGCAGATACGCCGCGACTAG
- the coaD gene encoding pantetheine-phosphate adenylyltransferase, with the protein MAHTVKGKRELKRAVYAGSFDPVTNGHLWMIREAVELFDELIVAVGVNPEKHCTFSVEERVALLRAVTGGFSKLRVDVFENQFLVNYAQSIGANYIIRGIRTVSDYEYERTMRYINSDLHPDITTIFLLPPREYAEVSSTMVKGLVGPRGWESVIRQYLPEPVYRKLIEMYSSE; encoded by the coding sequence ATGGCACACACAGTCAAAGGAAAACGAGAATTGAAGCGAGCCGTGTACGCGGGCAGCTTCGACCCGGTGACCAACGGTCACCTATGGATGATTCGCGAAGCGGTGGAACTGTTTGACGAATTGATCGTAGCGGTCGGAGTGAACCCGGAAAAACACTGTACCTTCAGTGTCGAGGAACGAGTAGCTTTGCTGCGCGCCGTCACCGGCGGCTTCAGCAAGTTGCGGGTGGATGTGTTCGAGAACCAGTTCCTGGTCAATTACGCGCAAAGCATAGGCGCCAACTACATCATCCGCGGCATCCGCACCGTCAGCGACTATGAGTACGAGCGCACCATGCGCTACATCAACTCCGATTTGCACCCGGACATCACCACCATCTTCCTGCTGCCGCCGCGCGAATACGCCGAGGTGTCGTCGACGATGGTCAAAGGCCTGGTGGGGCCGCGCGGCTGGGAAAGCGTGATTCGCCAATATCTGCCGGAGCCGGTCTACCGCAAGCTGATCGAGATGTATTCGTCCGAATAG